Genomic DNA from Nonomuraea rubra:
GGCGAGAAGCTTGCCGGCGAGGTGCGCGCCGACCTGACCTGAACCCACGACGACGTGCTTACCCATGATCAGACCTCGTTCCAGACGATGCGGAGAACCGCGTTGAGGATGAAAAGTGCGGAGAAGATGGCGGCGGAGGTGACCAGCCCGGAGGCGTAGAGCGCGAGGGCGCCGCCGCCGAACCAGAGGATCTCCAGCGCGGCGCGGGCCAGGCCGGTGAGCGGGTACGTGGCGTTCGCGCCGCCACCCGCCCCGAACAGCGCCCAGGCCGTGATGAACAGCGCCGGGCCGCCGAGCCCCGCCAGCAGTTTGACGCCCCAGTTGCCGCTGACCGTGAAGCCCCAGTAGGCGACGGCGGCCAGCACGCCGAGCTCCAGCAGGAACATCAGCAGCGCGTTGGCGTTCTTCGCAAGGGTGAGCATGGGGGCCTCCGGGTGGGGGATGTTCCGCTTACGAGAGCAATGCTCTCTCATGAGAGCATCAGTCGTCAAGAGCAGTGCTCTCGTTTTTTGGCACCGCTCTGGTAATCTGATGCTCATGACAGCCAGCCGCACTGCCAGAGAACGCGTCAGGGCCGAGCTCACCAGAGAGATCACCGACATCGCGCGCCGCCAGCTCGCCACCGAGGGGGCCGGCGGCCTGTCGCTGCGGGCGGTGGCACGGGAGATGGGCATGGTCTCCTCGGCCATCTACCGCTACTTCCCGAGCCGCGACGACCTGCTCACCGCGCTGATCATCGACGGCTACAACGCGCTCGGCGAGGCCGTCGAGCGCGGCGAGGCCGCGGTCTCCCGCGAGGACCACCTCGGGCGATGGCTGGCCGCCTGCCACGCCGTACGCGAGTGGGGGGTGACGCATCCCCACGAGTACGCGCTGATCTACGGCTCCCCCGTCCCCGGCTACCAGGCCCCGCAGGACACGGTCGAGGCCCGCATCCGCGACGTGGCCGTGCTGGGCCGGCTCATGTCCGACGCCTGGCAGGCGGGCGCGGTGCGCGCGCCGGACGAGGAGGCGCCGCGCGAGCTGGAACCCGACGTGACCGGGTTCCGCGAGCTCATGCCGGGGGTGCCCGACAACGTGATCTGGCGCGCGCTCACCGCCTGGACGACCCTGTACGGATGGGTCAACTTCGAGGTGTTCGGCCAGTTCAACAACACGATCGAGGACCGGCGGGGCGCCTTCGGGCACAGCATGCGGGTGACGGCGGGGACGATCGGGCTTGCTCAGTGAGACTTACTAAGTTTTACTGAATACATGGCTCGGAAGTCTCAGGAGCTCGGCCGCTTCACGGACGTGGCGCTGCTGGTGCTCATCAGCCTCGCAGAGGGGCAGAAACACGGATATTTGATGATCAGCGACATCGAGCAGTTCTCGGGCACGTCGCTGGAGCCGGGCACCCTCTACGGGGCGCTGATGCGGCTGGAGGAGCGCGGCTGGATCGAGCCGGTCGAGTCGGCGGAGCGGCGCAAGCCGTACCGGATCACCGGGAGCGGGCGTGACGCGCTGCGCGAGCAGCTCGCCACGCTTCGCCGGGTGGAGCAGGCGGGAGTCCGGCGAGTGGCGTGGGGGCAGGCATGATGCGGAGCGTGGCGGGGGCCGTGCTGAGGCTCTACCCGAAAGCCTGGCGGGATCGGTACGGCGAGGAGGTCGCCGACCTGATCGCCGCGCGGCCGGTGCGGCTGCGCACGGTGACCGACCTGGCCGCCGGGGCGGCCGACGCGTGGCTGCACCACCGCCGCATCCCCGGCGCCCGGCCGCTGCGCGTGCCGCTCTCCGCGGTCCTGGTCGCCGGCGTCTACGCCCTGTGGCTGCTGTGGGGCCCGGCCGGGCGGGACGCGTCCGGCCTCGTGTTCTCGTCGGAGCAGGCGTCCGAGGCCGGCTGGTTGTTCAGGACGGCCATGTCGTGCTTCCTCGCGGCGGGCGCGATGGCGCTGCTGTCGCCGTTGCAGCTCGGCATCGCCGCGCGCGCGGCGGGCAAGCGGGCGCCCTACGGTGCGGCGGCGCGGGCGACGGGGCGGCGGGTGCTGGTGACGGCGCTCATCCTGGCCCTCCCGATCGGGCTCGTCCTGATGATGTACGTCGGCGTCGAGCTGGGCTGGGGGCGTCCCGTTGGCGCGCTCGGCAGTGCCATGGCCGGTGGCTTCTTCGTGCCGGCCCTCATGGCGCTGGTCCTGCCGTTGCCGCTGGCCGCGGCGGCGTCCCCGCTGATGGCGGGCGCGGCGCGGGCCGCCGGCAGGTCGCTGGCGGTGGCGGCCATGCTGAACGCGATCGCCTGGCCGGCCGTGATGGGGCTGATGGTGCTGGGGGTGCGGGACGGGTCGCCGTGGCACGTGGCGGCGGTGGCGGCCGGGGCGCTGATCAGCGTCGGCTTGGCGGCGCTGGTCGCTTGGACCGCGCTCAGGCGGTCCCCGGACGACCCGGCGGCCCTGCCCGGGCACTCACCGCTCGGCCCGACCCGCATCTGAGCGGCCCTCGCGGCGGCGCGGCGCAGGCAGGCGGCTTCCCGGCGGCGCGCCACTGCCGGTTTCCCCAGGCGCGTCATCGCCGTCTTTCCCCGGACGCGCGCCGCCGCCGCCTTCCTCAGGCGCGCGCCGCCTTCCTCAGGCGCGCGCCGCCTTCCTCGGGCGCGCGCCGTCGCCCACTTCGCTGCACCGGCGGTGCCGGGGCGGTCAGCCGGTGGTGTGTGGTTTGAGCAGGGGCACGAGCACTTCGTCCACGATCTCGACCACCAGCCGCTCCGGGATCGGCGGGCCCTCGAAGAGGAAGTGGTGGCGCAGCAGCGCGTGCCCGGAGTCGAGGCGGCGCGGGGTGACGTCCGCCGGATCCACCTCGCCGCGCTCGACCGCCCGCCGCACGACCTCCTCCATCAGCTTCCTGGCCGTGCCCTGGGAGTTGCGGCGCATGGTGCCCAGCGGCGACTCGCCCCGCAGCGCCTCGCCCAGCAGCCCGCGCATCGCCTCACCGGCCGGGCCCGACAGGGCCTGGGCCGTGCGGGTGAGCATGGCGACCAGGTCGCCGCGCAGGCTGCCGGTGTCGGGCGAGCTCTCCGGGCTGGGCAGCGACTGGTAGACCGCCTCCATCACCAGCTCGATGCGGGTGGGCCAGCGCCGGTAGAGCGAGGCCTTGCTGGCCTTGGCGCGCTCGGCGACCCGCTCCATGGTCAGCCCGGCGTAGCCGACCTCGGCCAGCTCGTCGAGCGTGGCCTGGTAGATCGCGGCGCTGAGGGCCTCGCCCCGGCGTCGTGGCAGCTTGCGGTGGTCGGTGACCATGACATGCATTCTAGGAAGCGCCGGTGGCGGCATCGGACGCCGTGCCGGTGCCCGTGGCCGTGCCCGCGGCCGCGCCCGTGCCCGTGGTCGTGGCCGTGGCCGTGGCAGCGTCGTGGACGGTGCCGGTGTCGCCGTTGACCGTGACGAGCCGGCCGTCCGCCAGCACCGAGGTGCCCGTGCCGGTGCCCATGACGGCCGGGATGCCGTACTCCCTGGCCACGATCGCCGCGTGGGAGGCGGCGCCGCCGGCGTCCACGACCACGGCCGCCGCGTGCTGGAACAGCGGAGTCCACGACGGGTTCGTGTACGGGCAGACGAGCACGTCGCCGGGGTCGAGCCGGCAGAAGTCGGCGGGCTTGACGATCACCTTCACCGGGCCGGTGGCGGTGCCGCCGCCCGCCGGGGCGCCGGTGAGCAGCGCGTCGCCGGTGGCGGTGGGCGGGAAGATCGCGGCCGGGTCGATGAGCCGTACGCCGGAGAGCTCCTCCCGCTTGAGCGCCCGCCGGCTGACGGTCTCGCGCAGCCGCTCGGCGTCCGCTCCGCGCAGGGCGGCCACGTCCTCGATCTCCTCCAGCTCGGCCAGCCGCAGGTGGAAAACGTCCTCCGGCGCGGCCAGCGCGCCCGCGTCGCGCAGGCGGCGGCCCAGCTCCAGCAGCGACCTGCGCAGGACGGGCTGCGGCATCATGAAGTAGAAGTGGCTGTCCTCCCTGAACGCGACACCCGCGCGCGCCGCCTCCACCCAGCGCGTGATCCGGGCACGACGGGCCTTCGAGCGTCGCAGCAGGGGGTGGGCGAGCAGCCGCTCAAGCGCCCCATCCGGCTGCGCGGGTGCCCCCGTGGGCGTGGGTGCCCCCGCTGGCGTAGTCGCCCCTGTGGGCGTGGGCGACCCCGCCGACGTAGGTGAACCCGCCGGCATAGGCGAACCCGCCGACGTGGGCGAACCCGTGGGCGGGGGCGGCCCCGCGGCCAGTACCTTCACCAGGCCGAGGACGACCTCGGGGGCGTCCGCCCAGGAGGGTGTGGTGACGAGGATGGGGCTGGAGGTCTCGCGGTGGCCGTACTCGTCCAGGAACGCCGCCAGCGCGTCCGCGAACTCGGCCGGCGGCGGGCCAGGCTCCAGCGCCCCCGTGCGCCGGGCCACCTCGGCCAGGTGTTCCAGGGCCCGGTTGGTGTCCGTGGTCCGGGTACGCGCCCCGTGCAGCAGATCCGCGAACAGCTCCCGCCGCCCCAGCAGCCGGACCGCCACCAGCAACCGCAGCAACGCCAGCCCGGTCCCCGGCAGGTAGTCGATCCGCAGGTCGGCCACGGGCGGGACCAGGTCGAGCGCCTGCCGGGGCACGCGCAGCAGCTCGTCCCACGGCATCGCCCGCAGGTCGCGGGCACGCAGCGCCTCGATCGCCACCAGGTAGTCGCGGAAGCGCCGGTCCTGCGTCCATCGCGCCGGGTCGTGCCGCCTGGCCCTGGCCAGCACCAGGAACGGCGCCGCGAGCACCTTGGGGGCCGGCTTCGGGGCCGGGGGCAGCAGCCGGTAGACGACCTCGTCCTCCTCCTGGAGGAAGCCTTCGAACGCGTGCCGCACGCCGAAGCTGCCCAGGACGTTGCGCATCAGCCCCGCCGGGCCGTCCGGGACCCAGGTGGACATGTCGATCGGGTACGGCCGTTCGGGCAGGTACTCCAGCAGGACGGCGGCCAGGCGGCGCTGGAACGGGTTGAGCCGGCCCAACGGAGGCGGCGGCAGCGCGGTCATCGGCCGTGCCTGCAGCAGGTGGAGCCGCCCGCCCGCGTACGCCCACTCGATGTCCTGCGGCCGCCCGAAATGCGCGGCCACGTCACGGCCCAGCCGCCCCAGCTCCGCCACCACGGCATCCGGCAACCGCCCGCCCCGCTCCCCTAGCACCCCATCCGCAGACGACGCGCCCGGCTCCCCGTCCTCGCGGACGACCCCGCCACCGGCCGCGCTGCGGATGACCACCTCCCGCCGTCCGGGCGTGAAGTCGACGTGCCCGCGCGCGTCCAGCACGTAGTGGTCCGGCGTGACGAGCCCCGAGACGACGGCCTCGCCGAGCCCGCTGCTGGCGTCGATGACGAGCTGCGTGCGGTCGCCGGTGACCGGGTTCGCGGTGAACATGACGCCCGCCGTCTCCGCCTCCACCATGCTCTGCACGACCACCGCGATCCGCACGTCGTCATCGTTGATGCCCAGCCGGGCGCGGTAGGCGACGGCGCGCTCGGTCCAGAGCGACCCCCAGCAGCGGCGTACGGCGTCGAGCAGGGCCCGCTCGCCGACGACGTTGAGGTAGGTGTCCTGCTGGCCGGCGAACGCGGCGCCCGGCAGATCCTCGGCCGTGGCACTGGACCGCACGGCCACGGGCCCGCCGCCGAGCCGCGCGTACGCGGCCGTGATCGCCTCCCGCACGTCCGCGGGCAGCTCCACCCGCTCGAAGCCGGCGGGCGTGGACCGGCCCTGGGCCACCAGCTCGTACGCGTGCGTGGTGACCACGAAGCCGTCGGGCACCGGAAAGGCGCTCCTGACCAGCTCGCCCAGGTTGGCGCCCTTCCCTCCGGCGATGGCCAGGTCGGCGCGGCCGAAGGCGTTCAGGGGTGCGACGAGTTTCACCGGTTCTCCTCGACATGAGCGGTGGTACGGAGGGGGCGCACGGGCAGGGCCAGCGCCAGGAGGAACGCCACGACGAGCAGCGGCGCCATGGCCGCGAACACGGGGGGCGCGGCGGCGGCGAACGCGTCACGCACCCCTTCCGGCAGGCTCGCCGGTGAGGTGCTGGAGAGGCCCGATCGCAGCGTGATCAGCGCCCCCACCAGCGCGACCCCGGCCGACGCGCCGACCTGGCGCAGGAACGTCACCGACGAGGTGGCGGTGCCGAGGTCGGCGTAGTCCACGGCGTTCTGCGCGGCCAGCACCATGACCTGCATGACCAGCCCGACCCCGAGCCCGGTCAGCAGCAGGGCGAGAACGAGCACGACCGGCCCGGCCCCGGCCAGGCCCATCAGCCCGAGCCCCGCCGCCGACAGGGCCGTGCCCGCGACGGGGTACGGCTTGTACGTCCCCGTCCTGGTGATGAGCCGGCCGGAGACGACGGCGGTGAGCAGCACGCCGCCCATGAGCACGGTCACCAGCAGCCCGGCCTGCGTGGCGCTGGTGTGCAGGGCGATCTGCGCGTACGCCGGCAGGTACGTGATCGTCCCGAACAGCGCGAACCCGATGAGCAGGCTGATCAGCACGGGCACCGCGAACGCCCGGTCGCGGAACAGCCGCAGCGGCAGGATCGGATCCCGCGCGTAGCGGGCGCTGACCAGCCACGCCACCACGCCGGCGGCGGCCAGGGCCAGGTAGGCGGGGTTGCCGCTCTCCCCCACCATGACCACGCCGACCACGGCGACGCCCAGCGTGAGGGCCCCGGCCACGTCGAGCGGCGCCCGCGTACGGGGCCGCGGCAGCTTCAGCGCCACGCTCAGCAGAACCAGCGCCAGCAGCCCGAGCGGCGGGTGGACGGCGAAGATCCACCGCCACCCCGGCCCGTCGACGAAGAACCCGCCGACCAGCGGCCCGCCCACGGCGGCCACGATGTACGCGGCTCCGAACAGGCCGAGGTAACGCCCCCGCTCCCGCGGGCTCACGATCTCCCCGATGATCGCCTGGGCGCCGATCATGAGCCCGCCGCCGCCCAAGCCCTGGATCGCGCGGAAGGCGATGAACTGCGGCATCGACGTGGCCAGCCCGCACAGCACGGCTCCGGTCACGAAGATCACGATGGCGGCCTGCATGATGGGCTTGCGGCCGTACCGGTCGCCGAGCTTGCCGTAGACGGGCATGGCGACGGTGGCGGCGACGAGGTAGGCGGTGACGACGGCGGGCATGCGGTCGAGCCCGCCCAGCGCGCCGGCGACGGCGGGCAGCGCGGGCGCCATGACCGTCTGGTCCAGCGCGCCGAGCAGCATCGCCAGCATCAGCCCGGCCAGCACGAGACCCACGGCCCACCACCTCCTTAGTAAACGGCACGTTCTCTAAGCAGCATAGAATTCAGCCCAGAGAAACGCAACGTTCACTAAGACGCGAAAAAAGGGGCACGGCGAGAACACTCGCCGTACCCCTGTCAGAACCGGGCACGGCGAGAACGCTCGCCGTGCCCGTGTCGGAAACGCCGCGTCAGCGCGAGGCGCGGTTGACCGCGGAGATGATGGC
This window encodes:
- a CDS encoding YrdB family protein, translated to MLTLAKNANALLMFLLELGVLAAVAYWGFTVSGNWGVKLLAGLGGPALFITAWALFGAGGGANATYPLTGLARAALEILWFGGGALALYASGLVTSAAIFSALFILNAVLRIVWNEV
- a CDS encoding TetR/AcrR family transcriptional regulator; the protein is MTASRTARERVRAELTREITDIARRQLATEGAGGLSLRAVAREMGMVSSAIYRYFPSRDDLLTALIIDGYNALGEAVERGEAAVSREDHLGRWLAACHAVREWGVTHPHEYALIYGSPVPGYQAPQDTVEARIRDVAVLGRLMSDAWQAGAVRAPDEEAPRELEPDVTGFRELMPGVPDNVIWRALTAWTTLYGWVNFEVFGQFNNTIEDRRGAFGHSMRVTAGTIGLAQ
- a CDS encoding PadR family transcriptional regulator, which codes for MARKSQELGRFTDVALLVLISLAEGQKHGYLMISDIEQFSGTSLEPGTLYGALMRLEERGWIEPVESAERRKPYRITGSGRDALREQLATLRRVEQAGVRRVAWGQA
- a CDS encoding TetR/AcrR family transcriptional regulator — translated: MVTDHRKLPRRRGEALSAAIYQATLDELAEVGYAGLTMERVAERAKASKASLYRRWPTRIELVMEAVYQSLPSPESSPDTGSLRGDLVAMLTRTAQALSGPAGEAMRGLLGEALRGESPLGTMRRNSQGTARKLMEEVVRRAVERGEVDPADVTPRRLDSGHALLRHHFLFEGPPIPERLVVEIVDEVLVPLLKPHTTG
- a CDS encoding PEP/pyruvate-binding domain-containing protein — protein: MKLVAPLNAFGRADLAIAGGKGANLGELVRSAFPVPDGFVVTTHAYELVAQGRSTPAGFERVELPADVREAITAAYARLGGGPVAVRSSATAEDLPGAAFAGQQDTYLNVVGERALLDAVRRCWGSLWTERAVAYRARLGINDDDVRIAVVVQSMVEAETAGVMFTANPVTGDRTQLVIDASSGLGEAVVSGLVTPDHYVLDARGHVDFTPGRREVVIRSAAGGGVVREDGEPGASSADGVLGERGGRLPDAVVAELGRLGRDVAAHFGRPQDIEWAYAGGRLHLLQARPMTALPPPPLGRLNPFQRRLAAVLLEYLPERPYPIDMSTWVPDGPAGLMRNVLGSFGVRHAFEGFLQEEDEVVYRLLPPAPKPAPKVLAAPFLVLARARRHDPARWTQDRRFRDYLVAIEALRARDLRAMPWDELLRVPRQALDLVPPVADLRIDYLPGTGLALLRLLVAVRLLGRRELFADLLHGARTRTTDTNRALEHLAEVARRTGALEPGPPPAEFADALAAFLDEYGHRETSSPILVTTPSWADAPEVVLGLVKVLAAGPPPPTGSPTSAGSPMPAGSPTSAGSPTPTGATTPAGAPTPTGAPAQPDGALERLLAHPLLRRSKARRARITRWVEAARAGVAFREDSHFYFMMPQPVLRRSLLELGRRLRDAGALAAPEDVFHLRLAELEEIEDVAALRGADAERLRETVSRRALKREELSGVRLIDPAAIFPPTATGDALLTGAPAGGGTATGPVKVIVKPADFCRLDPGDVLVCPYTNPSWTPLFQHAAAVVVDAGGAASHAAIVAREYGIPAVMGTGTGTSVLADGRLVTVNGDTGTVHDAATATATTTGTGAAAGTATGTGTASDAATGAS
- a CDS encoding MFS transporter, whose protein sequence is MGLVLAGLMLAMLLGALDQTVMAPALPAVAGALGGLDRMPAVVTAYLVAATVAMPVYGKLGDRYGRKPIMQAAIVIFVTGAVLCGLATSMPQFIAFRAIQGLGGGGLMIGAQAIIGEIVSPRERGRYLGLFGAAYIVAAVGGPLVGGFFVDGPGWRWIFAVHPPLGLLALVLLSVALKLPRPRTRAPLDVAGALTLGVAVVGVVMVGESGNPAYLALAAAGVVAWLVSARYARDPILPLRLFRDRAFAVPVLISLLIGFALFGTITYLPAYAQIALHTSATQAGLLVTVLMGGVLLTAVVSGRLITRTGTYKPYPVAGTALSAAGLGLMGLAGAGPVVLVLALLLTGLGVGLVMQVMVLAAQNAVDYADLGTATSSVTFLRQVGASAGVALVGALITLRSGLSSTSPASLPEGVRDAFAAAAPPVFAAMAPLLVVAFLLALALPVRPLRTTAHVEENR